A single window of Nicotiana sylvestris chromosome 5, ASM39365v2, whole genome shotgun sequence DNA harbors:
- the LOC104220829 gene encoding 4-hydroxyphenylpyruvate dioxygenase: MGKLETVTTTSAAAADDSQELTTNFKLVGFKNFIRTNPRSDFFSVKRFHHIEFWCGDATNTARRFSWSLGMPIAAKSDLSTGNSVHASYLLRPVSGSLQFLFTATYSPSISTPSSAAIPSFSTSTHRSFTTTHGLGVRAVALEVENAYTAFSASISRGAKPMFEPVTIDERVAVAEVHLYGDVVLRFVSYLKDADSLVFLPGFEAMEETASYKELDYGIRRLDHAVGNVPELGPVVDYIKRFTGFHEFAEFTAEDVGTAESGLNSMVLANNDETVLLPLNEPVYGTKRKSQIQTYLEHNEGAGVQHLALVTEDIFKTLTEMRKRSGVGGFEFMPSPPPTYYKNLKNRAGDVLTDEQIQACEELGILVDRDDQGTLLQIFTKPVGDRPTIFIEIIQRIGCMLKDEKGQVYQKGGCGGFGKGNFSELFRSIEEYEKTLEAKQANQVAAA, encoded by the exons ATGGGCAAATTAGAAACTGTCACCACCACCTCTGCTGCCGCCGCCGATGACTCACAGGAGCTGACCACCAATTTCAAGCTAGTGGGTTTCAAGAATTTCATTCGAACCAATCCCCGTTCCGATTTTTTCTCCGTTAAACGTTTCCATCACATAGAATTTTGGTGCGGCGATGCTACCAATACGGCTCGCCGTTTCTCTTGGTCTCTCGGGATGCCAATTGCAGCTAAATCCGACCTCTCCACCGGAAACTCCGTTCACGCTTCGTACCTCCTCCGTCCCGTTTCAGGTTCGCTTCAGTTCCTCTTCACTGCTACTTATTCGCCGTCTATTTCGACGCCGTCATCTGCAGCCATCCCCAGTTTCTCTACTTCCACACACCGCTCTTTTACGACAACTCACGGGCTCGGCGTCCGTGCCGTTGCTTTGGAAGTGGAGAATGCTTACACGGCGTTCTCCGCGAGTATTTCACGTGGGGCGAAACCCATGTTTGAACCTGTGACTATCGATGAACGAGTCGCGGTGGCTGAAGTTCACTTATACGGCGACGTCGTTTTGCGGTTTGTGAGCTATCTGAAAGATGCGGACAGCCTCGTTTTCCTCCCAG GTTTCGAGGCCATGGAGGAAACAGCATCGTACAAAGAACTGGATTATGGGATTCGCCGGCTGGACCATGCTGTTGGGAATGTGCCGGAGCTGGGTCCTGTAGTGGACTATATCAAGCGCTTTACGGGGTTTCATGAATTCGCCGAGTTCACAGCTGAAGATGTTGGGACTGCTGAGAGCGGGCTGAACTCTATGGTCCTGGCAAACAATGACGAAACAGTGCTGCTTCCGTTGAATGAGCCGGTTTATGGAACCAAAAGGAAGAGTCAAATTCAAACGTATTTAGAGCACAATGAAGGGGCAGGAGTGCAACATTTAGCTTTGGTTACAGAGGATATATTTAAAACATTGACTGAAATGAGGAAAAGGAGTGGGGTTGGGGGTTTTGAATTCATGCCTTCACCTCCGCCTACTTATTATAAGAATTTGAAGAATAGGGCAGGGGATGTACTGACTGATGAACAGATTCAGGCGTGCGAAGAATTGGGAATATTGGTGGATAGGGATGACCAGGGGACCCTTTTACAGATCTTCACCAAGCCTGTGGGGGACAG ACCAACTATATTTATAGAAATAATTCAGAGAATCGGTTGCATGCTCAAAGACGAAAAAGGACAGGTGTATCAGAAGGGCGGCTGTGGAGGCTTCGGAAAGGGAAACTTTTCAGAGCTCTTTAGATCCATAGAGGAATATGAGAAGACGCTTGAAGCCAAACAAGCTAATCAAGTTGCTGCTGCTTGA